The sequence CCGATCTGGTTGATCAGGTTCTGGATGACCTGGAGGAGCAGGACGCCCCAGAGCGTTCCGCTGATCGAGCCGGCGCCGCCGATGAGGAGGGTGCCGCCGATGACGACGGCGGAGATCGCGTCGAGCTCCATCCCCACGCCGATGATGGTGACTCCGGAGGAGAGCCGGGCGGCGTTGAGCGCGCCGGCGAGTCCGGCCAGCAGTCCGCTGAGCGTGTAGACGAGCATCTTCGTACGGGCGACCGGCAGGCCCATCAGGGTGGCCGCGTCGCTGCTGCCGCCGACGGCGAAGATCGACTGCCCGAACGAGGTGCGCTGGAGGAGGAGTCCGCCGAGACCGAACAGCGCGAGGGCGATGAAGATCGGGTAGCCGAAGCCCCAGAGGGCGCCCTGGCCGAGTTCGGCGAAGGCCGAGTCCTTGGGCACCAGGTAGGTGGTGGCGCCCTCGTCCGTGATCGCGAGGAGCAGACCGCGCGCCCCGAGCAGGGTGGCCAGCGTGACGATGAACGGGGCCATTCCGGCGCGGGCGACGAGGAACCCGTTGAGCAGGCCGATCCCGCCGCACACCACGAGGGGTACCAGCAGGGCGGGCAGGAAGCCGTACTGGGAGGCCCAGGCGGCGAGCACCCCGCCGAGGGCGAAGACGGAGCCGACGGACAGGTCGATGCCGCCGGTGATGATGACCATCGTCATCCCGAGTGCGACCACGGCCAGGAACGACGCCTGGACGGTCACCCCGCGGGTGTTGTCCAGGGTCGCGAACGTCGACGGGTAGATGAAGGACGCGACGACCACGACCGTGAGGAGGACGACCAGCACACCCTGGCGCTGGAGGAGTTCGGCGATCCTCCGGCCGGCGGGGCGCTGCGCGTGGGCGCCGGGCTCCGGTGTGGTGCCGCCGGATGTCGCGGGGGTCTTGCGCGTGGCCGGGGCGGAGGCCACCGGGGCGGGTGAGGTTTCGTTCATCGGGACCGACGCTCCCGGGCGACGTAGACGGCGGCGATGATGATGGCCGCCTGGGCGATCTGTGCGGTGGAGTCGGGCAGGTCGTGCTTGATGAGGGTGGCGCGCAGCAGCTGCATCAACAGGGCGCCGGCGACGGTGCCGAGGACCCGGATGGAGCCGCCGTTGAGCGGGGTGCCGCCCACCACGACCGCCGTGATGGCGGAGAGTTCCATGAGGGTGCCGAGCGAGGAGGGGTCGCTGGCGGTGAGCCGGGCGGTGGCCAGGACTCCCGCGAGGGCGGCGAGCACTCCGCAGAGCACGTACACGCCGATGAGCACCCGCCGTACGGGCAGTCCGGCCAGGGCCGCCGCGGAGCGGTTGCCGCCGATGGCGACGACCTGGCGGCCGAAGGTGGTCCGGGTGACGAGGAAGGCCACGGCGACGGCGAGGACGCCGGCGATGAGGACGAC is a genomic window of Streptomyces sp. NBC_00708 containing:
- a CDS encoding ABC transporter permease, which gives rise to MNETSPAPVASAPATRKTPATSGGTTPEPGAHAQRPAGRRIAELLQRQGVLVVLLTVVVVASFIYPSTFATLDNTRGVTVQASFLAVVALGMTMVIITGGIDLSVGSVFALGGVLAAWASQYGFLPALLVPLVVCGGIGLLNGFLVARAGMAPFIVTLATLLGARGLLLAITDEGATTYLVPKDSAFAELGQGALWGFGYPIFIALALFGLGGLLLQRTSFGQSIFAVGGSSDAATLMGLPVARTKMLVYTLSGLLAGLAGALNAARLSSGVTIIGVGMELDAISAVVIGGTLLIGGAGSISGTLWGVLLLQVIQNLINQIGSLNSSYQSVVSGGFLIVVVVAQRYLARSRRTT